CGCAGGATGAACAACATTGGCAGTTTAAGAATTTACAATGTCAGTTTAATCGATTCCGGAGTCTACGAATGCATTGCAAAAAATACTTTAGGCAATGATACAGCTAGAGGAATACTCACAGTCATTGGTAAGtatttatctcatttttttcaaaatatttgccaggacgtttgtaaaaaaaaaaataagataaccccataattggacattttttctctttcgtaGGAGATTTTCAATCTGAAAACGATGTTTACATTCTTCAAGCATACAACGAAGCGAAATTGGAAATCGATCGAGCTATTAACGCGACGATAAATcatttattttctcaaaaacaatCCGACAAATCTCCgggttttttgatgaattttttcaggtatCCGGATGAGATTTCTCGTAACATAGTGAAATCTGCTGATATCTATACCAGGACTTTGGCCAATGTTAGAAGACACATAAGTTCCGGATTAAATCTGAATATAACAAATAGTAAGCGAGATTGCTGAATTATTAATACATTCAATTATTAGACCTGTACTTATTATAGAAATCTGGCAACactgttttttgcattttcatcttTTGGCAGATTTCTCGTACGAAGAATTACTCACCCAGAGTCAAATAGAATTGATAGCCAACATCTCAGGATGCGTTTCTCATCAGCCGATTGTCAATTGCTCGAATACGGAATTTCATTCGAAATATTCAACCTTCGATGGCACTTGTAATAATTTAGCGAATCCGATGTGGGGATCTTCTTACACCGCTTTTCGCAGAATATTGAATCCTATTTACGAAAATGGCTTCAGTACTCCGGTCGGCTGGAATAAAGGGGTCAAGTATTACGGATACCCTAAACCACAAGCTAGATTAGTGTCCACGTCCTTAATACGTACCTACGACATTACACCGGATGAAGAAATAACCCATATGGTTATGCAGTGGGGCCAGTTCTTGGATCACGATTTAGATCACGCTTTACCTTCAACCACTTTGGAAAGCTGGGAAGGTCTGGATTGTAAAAAAACGTGCGCTTATTCGGAGCCATGTTTTCCGATGGAAGTGCCTCGAAATGATACTCGTATCAAGAATAGAAGATGTATGGATTTCATTAGGAGCAGTGCTGTTTGTGGATCGGGTACTACGTCGGTGTTTTTCCATAAACTGCAACCTAGGCAGCAGCTGAATCAGCTTACTTCCTATATTGATGCTTCTCAGGTAGGTTTGTCAATTTATTAAACAATTACCTATGCTAGAACTGAATAGGAATGTGATCATTTTAATAACAGTATGATTTTTTGTATAGGTTTACGGATTTATTAGAGATAGATCATTTCTTCTTCGAGACCTCCTCTCAGATTTGGGTCTGCTGAGAGGTGGAGTGGTCACCAATGGAGGTCACGTTTACCTTCCTACTGCAGGATTAAACGAAGTAGATTGCCGTCGAGATTTAAATGAAAGCAACACGGGGTGTTTTTTAGCAGGGGATATTCGAGTTAACGAACAAGTAAGTTGAATAGGTACAGCCAGATTTCTCAGCTGAGAAAATTCCAATCATttcatatttgttttttttaccttcagGTAGGTCTGATTGCAATCCATACAATATGGTTCCGAGAACATAACCGATTAGCTACTCAGCTCAGAGAAATTAATCCCCACTgggatggtgacaaattgtatTTCGAAGCTCGTAAAATACTCATAGCCGAATTACAACACATTACGTATCAACAttggttggaaaaaatcatcgGACCCGAAGGCATGAAAGCATTAGGAAAATATGCCGGTTACAAACCAAACGTTGACGCCACGATATCAAATGTTTTCGCTACTGCTGCTCTTAGAATGGGTCATTCGCTAATTAATCCGGAATTAGCCAGgctcgatgaaaatttcaaagttatcCCGCAAGTATGTTCGTTATGTGCTCATAGATCAATCAAGCCAAATTTTAGTCGTAGAATTTACTAATATATGTAAGTAATTTGTTAATTGCAGGGAAATTTACCCCTCGGCAAAGCTTTCTTCGCACCTTGGCGTTTAATCTCAGAAGGAGGCGTCGATCCCCTTATCAGAGGTTTTTTCACGGCATCGGCGAAACGTAAAAAGCCCACAGAAAATTTAAACGATCAACTCATCGACGAATTGTTCACCGCTGCTCATGCTGTATCATTGGATTTGGCTGCTATGAATATTCAACGTTCTAGAGATCACGGTTTACCCGGGTACACGGAATATCgtaaattttgcaatttatcTGTGCCCGAAAATTTCGATCAGTTGAAGAAGGATATTTCCAGCGACGAAATTCGTCATAAATTGGAACAATTATACGGCCATccaggtaaaaaaatttatagaatagGTATATTATGATTTATTCAAAGAAGAAGCTTATATGTATATTGATCGATTCGTATTCATGATCAGGTAATATCGATGTATGGGTCGGTGGCATTCTAGAAGATCAATTGAAAAATGCCAGAGTTGGTCCATTATTCCAGTGTTTACTTGTAGAACAATTCCAAAGATTACGCGATggcgataggtacctattggctTGAATTTGCAATAACTTAACACTCATAAGTATGTACATTGCtttattattttacaataatttttccaatttcagatTTTGGTACGAAAATCCAACTACATTCACACCGTCGCAATTATCAGCCATTAAGAAAGTCACTTTGTCACGTGTATTGTGCGACAACAGTGATAACCTAACTCGTATTACAGaagatgtttttattttgccaaatttacaaaaatccaaGTATATATCGTGTGATGCAGTACCAAAGTTGGATTTGAAACCTTGGTTGAATTCGAAACCATAAAACTTATTCTATATCCAATTAAGTAGTTGATAAAAAGATTTTACTGGCCTTGCCTCCCAGtctcaaattattttgaattgaaatgttgaatgacccaaaaatgtaaattttgagacaatggtcaatttttcaaatttttaaccttACCCCCCCCTCACCTCCCAACAGACCAAATTAGagttaaaaaaataacacgacCGAAAAAATAGAATCCGGCATcctcagaaataaaaaattcgacacattgatacatttttttcgaaatttttaatttcagtgcCTCCCCCAGGTGCCAATACTTGGTCAAAGGCCAGAtcaaggatcaattgcacccccccccccggtcaaCCCacagggacaacttttttcttaaatggggagtcctaaggaacatttctaacctttctcctaaaaaaaatcgctctACTTACAAAaaggcggccattttgatcgacaggtcagcagaaatcgcagattttgcgttccaacatggaacttgcacgaaattttttaaacctttcaaaggtagatcgaaagatcaggtgaaaatttatcacctgtcaaaatttcaagtgctaaagtgtctttttcgattattggtgaatttttgaaaatcatgaggggaaaaatcaaaattttaccgaattgctcaataaagctgaaatttgggatatacctcattttcgacattccaaatcgattggaaactatttcaaaccgttttgagcagtgttctggagcctccagcagatttttgaaactggaaattctcacaaaatttcatcaagtagatggaaagcagaaatttattcaGCAAACAAAtg
The sequence above is a segment of the Planococcus citri chromosome 3, ihPlaCitr1.1, whole genome shotgun sequence genome. Coding sequences within it:
- the Pxn gene encoding peroxidasin, with the protein product MNKVNFYVILVCFIVKQVTSDCPERCFCQTSYVKCMQASLQAVPPGLSSNISVLDLRVNEIKDLKLNSFSTSPNLETLLLNNNQISILRNGVFDNLSKLRHLHLHRNKIGTIEPEAFKNLQNLEQLYLHYNNIVQLGDGIFKNLVHLERLFLFNNNVENIQTDVFATLSNIKTLRLDSNPLNCDCELFWLLDYLSSDPRKGVQISGVCQSPSSLHGKSLPDLKSSDEFRQCRYPKIVTQPEDIEASQQGSQSVLLLCKARGYPKPRISWKKDGYNIDFGNGKYDQESDGLVIKSISLADEGKYECIASNDVATVKSRSAVLKINRAKEVLLSKNVTGKVSPDNVAIRENESVQIDCILSENPNVHLAWLKNNIMVPDNYTTSKVSETGSFIFSLHLNQAQLDDSGRYHCMSTEPSTTIYGSSEVIVDAAPEIIRFSRNLAVGSGSIVELECIAKGHPIPLFTWFKDGRSVVPNSRITFKENKNILKIENVLESDTGMYTCLAQNTIGSVERNMELRVKNRGSRVPRIVIKPFDIDVPQFSSVEIPCKVDGEPKPHILWLKNNEPIVEDRIKFRMNNIGSLRIYNVSLIDSGVYECIAKNTLGNDTARGILTVIGDFQSENDVYILQAYNEAKLEIDRAINATINHLFSQKQSDKSPGFLMNFFRYPDEISRNIVKSADIYTRTLANVRRHISSGLNLNITNNFSYEELLTQSQIELIANISGCVSHQPIVNCSNTEFHSKYSTFDGTCNNLANPMWGSSYTAFRRILNPIYENGFSTPVGWNKGVKYYGYPKPQARLVSTSLIRTYDITPDEEITHMVMQWGQFLDHDLDHALPSTTLESWEGLDCKKTCAYSEPCFPMEVPRNDTRIKNRRCMDFIRSSAVCGSGTTSVFFHKLQPRQQLNQLTSYIDASQVYGFIRDRSFLLRDLLSDLGLLRGGVVTNGGHVYLPTAGLNEVDCRRDLNESNTGCFLAGDIRVNEQVGLIAIHTIWFREHNRLATQLREINPHWDGDKLYFEARKILIAELQHITYQHWLEKIIGPEGMKALGKYAGYKPNVDATISNVFATAALRMGHSLINPELARLDENFKVIPQGNLPLGKAFFAPWRLISEGGVDPLIRGFFTASAKRKKPTENLNDQLIDELFTAAHAVSLDLAAMNIQRSRDHGLPGYTEYRKFCNLSVPENFDQLKKDISSDEIRHKLEQLYGHPGNIDVWVGGILEDQLKNARVGPLFQCLLVEQFQRLRDGDRFWYENPTTFTPSQLSAIKKVTLSRVLCDNSDNLTRITEDVFILPNLQKSKYISCDAVPKLDLKPWLNSKP